A genomic region of Dactylococcopsis salina PCC 8305 contains the following coding sequences:
- a CDS encoding photosystem II protein Y, which produces MDWRIVIVLAPVLLAASWALFNIGAVAIRQAQDFLNNQNS; this is translated from the coding sequence ATGGATTGGCGAATCGTAATCGTGCTTGCTCCTGTGTTACTAGCTGCAAGTTGGGCTTTATTCAATATCGGTGCTGTAGCAATTAGACAAGCGCAGGACTTTCTTAATAACCAAAACAGTTAA